Genomic DNA from Gemmatimonadota bacterium:
GGGCGTGTACCATTTTTGTCACAGGACCGGGTGCCACATTGGATATTACACTGATTACACCTGCGGCGTCAATCTGGTCACTGGTCATCATGTCAAATGTTTTGTCGTCGTCACCCGACATGATCGAAAACGCATTGCCACAACATTCGCGGGTGCGCGCCATGTTGTCCAGATCGCCTGTGGCCTCTTTCACGGTGTTCACATTTTTGTATTCGGAATACAAGATGCCGAGGTCTTCTGGGAGCAATTTCGTGCCGGATCGACCGGGTATGACATAGGGGATCATGTCCAATTCGGGAAATGCACGGGCCACGGGTTCGACGTATTCTTTGCGAATTTCCAGAGAACTCGGTCCGTTGTAATAGGGATCGACGAGCAGGATGGAGTCTGCGCCTACTTGCGCGGCGTATTCAGCTGCTTTTAAGGTTTTTGCCGTGGAGTTGCTGCCCGCTCCCCCAATGGCACGGCATTGCTCTCGGGCCTGGCTGCACACTACGCGCGTGATCAAGCTTTGTTCATCACTGCTCAGGGTTGGACTCTCAGCCGTCGTGCCGCAGGCCAAAAGGCCATCAATCCCTTCAGAAATCTGAAATGCCACCAGTTTTTCCAGACCATCCTGGTCCAGGGCATGGTTGGCAGTCAGAGGTGTGATTAAGGCCGTATGACATCCTTGCAACATAAAAACCTCCAGTTTCTGCACTTTGCGATAAAAAAAGCGCTGGCTTCTCAAGGGTATCGCCAGACGCTAAACGCAGCAGAAAATCTCGCGAACAAGAGAGCTCTCCACGGAAACTTTTCCCGTGAC
This window encodes:
- a CDS encoding 4-hydroxy-tetrahydrodipicolinate synthase; translation: MLQGCHTALITPLTANHALDQDGLEKLVAFQISEGIDGLLACGTTAESPTLSSDEQSLITRVVCSQAREQCRAIGGAGSNSTAKTLKAAEYAAQVGADSILLVDPYYNGPSSLEIRKEYVEPVARAFPELDMIPYVIPGRSGTKLLPEDLGILYSEYKNVNTVKEATGDLDNMARTRECCGNAFSIMSGDDDKTFDMMTSDQIDAAGVISVISNVAPGPVTKMVHALQSGDMDEADRLHAALKPLFGMVGVVSEEQTPYGVTEVKARNPLPVKTLMNILGMPAGPCRQPLGKMNRAGLDIVLGIAREVQANNPEVFAPVASFFGTDIAQRLNDDSVLDGLAY